Proteins from a genomic interval of Longimicrobiales bacterium:
- a CDS encoding RidA family protein, which translates to MKGSKNWTPIQLDEEFPPPVGAYSPAVRAGNLVFVSGQVPKDPRTGAIVGEDVGEQTRQALENAERALTAAGATLGDVVSVTAYLSNMEHWGDFDAVYREILRPPYPTRTTVGVDLHGFLVELSLIAVAR; encoded by the coding sequence ATGAAAGGCTCGAAGAACTGGACACCCATACAGCTGGACGAGGAGTTCCCGCCGCCCGTCGGCGCCTACAGTCCGGCGGTACGCGCGGGCAATCTCGTGTTCGTGTCCGGTCAGGTGCCGAAGGACCCGCGCACGGGTGCGATCGTCGGCGAGGACGTGGGCGAACAGACGCGGCAGGCGCTGGAGAACGCCGAACGCGCGCTGACGGCAGCCGGCGCGACGCTGGGCGACGTCGTGTCGGTCACGGCATACCTCTCGAACATGGAGCACTGGGGCGACTTCGACGCCGTGTATCGCGAGATCCTGCGGCCGCCCTATCCGACACGCACCACGGTCGGCGTGGACCTGCACGGGTTCCTCGTCGAGCTGAGCCTCATCGCCGTGGCGCGCTGA
- a CDS encoding 4'-phosphopantetheinyl transferase superfamily protein — MIHGLPSGSMNGVLQEREVHVWRVVLDRLSPSVERAAACLSHDEIERSTQFAAPLEQRRFILSRIVLRDVLARYHGAPAADIPLAREAGGRPFVQGAERPFFSLSHTGGVALIAVADCAIGIDVERVRRVPRATAIARRVLHPDTVALLEALPRPDFAATFLDAWTQREAHVKAVGGGLFRTADELPFDPSQPHDATVHAVVSRTDGARWSVARFQPYASTRAALAAPGTLSRIQIMDWNDTPEEGEE; from the coding sequence ATGATTCACGGGCTGCCGTCCGGGTCGATGAACGGGGTGCTGCAGGAGCGTGAAGTGCACGTGTGGCGAGTCGTGCTCGACCGCCTTTCTCCCTCTGTGGAGCGCGCTGCGGCGTGCCTGTCCCACGACGAGATCGAACGCTCCACGCAGTTCGCGGCGCCTCTGGAGCAGCGACGCTTCATCCTCTCGCGCATCGTGCTGCGGGACGTGCTCGCCCGCTACCACGGCGCACCCGCGGCGGACATCCCTCTGGCGCGCGAGGCGGGCGGCCGACCCTTCGTGCAGGGTGCCGAGCGCCCGTTCTTCAGCCTCAGCCACACGGGTGGAGTGGCTCTGATCGCCGTCGCGGACTGTGCGATCGGCATCGATGTGGAGCGCGTCCGTCGAGTGCCGCGCGCGACCGCCATCGCCCGCAGAGTGCTGCACCCGGACACCGTGGCGCTGCTCGAAGCACTGCCCCGGCCGGATTTCGCAGCCACGTTCCTGGACGCGTGGACGCAGAGGGAAGCTCATGTGAAGGCGGTGGGCGGCGGCCTGTTCCGCACCGCCGACGAGCTGCCGTTCGATCCGAGTCAGCCGCATGACGCCACCGTGCACGCCGTGGTGTCGCGCACGGACGGCGCCCGCTGGAGCGTCGCCCGCTTTCAGCCGTATGCGTCCACGCGCGCTGCACTGGCCGCGCCGGGTACACTCAGCCGCATTCAGATCATGGACTGGAACGACACCCCTGAGGAGGGCGAAGAATGA
- a CDS encoding tRNA-binding protein produces the protein MTIGYDDFRRVEIHVGRVQRAEPLAGARRPALKLWIDFGAEIGVRKTSAQITRHYTPEDLPGRLVVAVTNFPPKQIGSFMSEVLVLGVPDEDGEVVLLEPDRDVPPGGRMF, from the coding sequence ATGACCATCGGATACGACGATTTCAGACGCGTGGAGATCCACGTGGGTCGCGTGCAGCGGGCGGAGCCGCTTGCCGGTGCACGCCGGCCGGCGCTGAAGCTGTGGATCGATTTTGGCGCGGAGATCGGTGTACGGAAGACGAGTGCGCAGATCACGCGGCATTACACGCCGGAGGATCTTCCCGGCCGCCTGGTGGTGGCGGTAACGAACTTCCCGCCGAAGCAGATCGGCAGCTTCATGAGCGAGGTGCTGGTCCTCGGGGTGCCGGACGAGGACGGCGAGGTGGTGCTGCTGGAGCCCGATCGGGACGTGCCGCCCGGCGGACGGATGTTCTAG
- the asd gene encoding archaetidylserine decarboxylase (Phosphatidylserine decarboxylase is synthesized as a single chain precursor. Generation of the pyruvoyl active site from a Ser is coupled to cleavage of a Gly-Ser bond between the larger (beta) and smaller (alpha chains). It is an integral membrane protein.), with amino-acid sequence MSSPDGMVPDVSPDLPGRHWRATIALLRRLPQAALSRGFGRLADMPLPRPLRRRVLGTFARAVGIDVSEAELPLEEYGSINAFFVRRLRAGARSWPRDDATIASPVDGVAGRSGGIRDGVLIQAKGRHYSAAALLDSEPDAAVFEGGAFLTIYLSPRHYHRIHAPCGGAIPMARHVPGALLPVNEPSVMHVADLFPRNERVICMIDGPMGRVAVVAVGAYNVGRISTAFDADWAGPGGSVANRGATVAETRRYDPPRRVSQGDEIMAFHLGSTIVALFEPGARLEAPPPGSDVRLGDVLLRAAPRIV; translated from the coding sequence ATGAGTTCACCGGATGGCATGGTGCCGGATGTTTCTCCGGACCTGCCGGGTCGCCACTGGCGAGCGACGATCGCGCTGCTGCGGCGTCTGCCGCAGGCCGCGCTCTCGCGCGGGTTCGGTCGGCTGGCCGACATGCCGCTGCCGCGACCACTGCGGCGCCGTGTGCTCGGCACGTTCGCGCGTGCGGTCGGCATCGACGTGTCGGAAGCCGAGCTGCCGCTCGAGGAGTACGGCTCCATCAACGCCTTTTTCGTGCGGCGTCTGCGCGCTGGCGCGCGCTCATGGCCGCGCGATGACGCGACGATCGCGTCACCCGTAGATGGCGTCGCGGGCCGGAGCGGTGGCATCCGGGACGGCGTGCTGATCCAGGCGAAGGGCCGGCACTACTCGGCAGCCGCGCTGCTCGACAGTGAGCCGGATGCCGCTGTGTTCGAGGGCGGCGCGTTCCTCACGATCTATCTGAGCCCGCGCCACTACCACCGCATCCACGCGCCCTGCGGCGGCGCGATACCAATGGCGCGACACGTGCCCGGTGCGCTGCTGCCCGTCAACGAGCCCAGCGTGATGCATGTCGCCGATCTCTTCCCGCGCAATGAACGCGTGATCTGCATGATCGACGGGCCGATGGGCAGGGTCGCGGTCGTGGCCGTGGGGGCGTACAACGTGGGCCGCATCTCCACGGCGTTCGACGCCGACTGGGCCGGGCCGGGCGGCTCCGTGGCGAACCGCGGCGCCACCGTCGCAGAGACCCGCCGCTACGACCCGCCGCGACGCGTGAGCCAGGGTGATGAGATCATGGCGTTTCATCTCGGCTCGACGATCGTCGCGCTGTTCGAGCCGGGCGCGCGTCTCGAGGCACCACCGCCGGGCAGCGATGTACGGCTGGGCGACGTACTGCTGCGGGCGGCGCCGCGCATCGTCTGA
- a CDS encoding response regulator translates to MASVLIIDDDTGVRRVVRGALEKAGYRIEEASNGAEGMQRYRTAPADLVITDVFMPDQDGIETIQQLREEFPESRILAISGGSVGGTSGTLTDAMLFGADATLAKPFTIQELTTAVAGLLA, encoded by the coding sequence GTGGCATCCGTACTGATCATCGACGATGACACCGGCGTCCGTCGCGTCGTGCGTGGCGCGCTGGAGAAAGCCGGGTATAGGATCGAGGAAGCGTCCAATGGCGCGGAGGGCATGCAGCGTTATCGGACGGCGCCCGCGGACCTGGTGATCACGGACGTGTTCATGCCGGACCAGGACGGTATCGAGACCATACAGCAGCTGCGTGAGGAATTTCCGGAGTCGCGCATCCTGGCCATCTCCGGCGGTAGTGTCGGTGGTACGAGCGGGACGCTGACGGATGCGATGCTGTTCGGCGCGGACGCGACACTCGCGAAGCCGTTCACGATCCAGGAGCTGACGACGGCGGTTGCCGGGCTGCTGGCATGA